In one window of Gossypium hirsutum isolate 1008001.06 chromosome A01, Gossypium_hirsutum_v2.1, whole genome shotgun sequence DNA:
- the LOC107917437 gene encoding uncharacterized protein: MDFCTWLNLVFQNRKHDFGEIPATTAWALWQANNKSTMEGKRQSFQDICSIIFSIIKEMRELNDKILAPMNAMNSIWKPPQEPFVKVNFDVLFKTTLHHSYSGFVIKNSRGLPIGCGSIFNKFVSDSFTTKAIACLQALDFVREMSFTHVKMEGDSRTTIVKINQVLPDFSDMGTYIEEIKIKVSSFQHISFYHIDRRVNMVSHMLAKERMSMREDRFWVEDLPTAAEIHLAIDLSRLVSHI, translated from the coding sequence atggaTTTCTGCACCTGGCTTAATTTGGTTTTTCAAAACAGAAAGCATGACTTTGGTGAAATTCCTGCAACCACGGCCTGGGCACTCTGGCAAGCCAACAATAAGAGCACAATGGAAGGAAAGCGACAATCATTCCAAGATATTTGCTCTATTATTTTCAGTATTATAAAGGAAATGAGGGAGTTGAACGATAAAATACTTGCTCCGATGAATGCAATGAACTCTATATGGAAACCCCCTCAAGAACCTTTtgttaaggtgaattttgatgttttgttcAAAACAACCCTCCACCATTCATATTCTGGTTTTGTTATCAAGAATAGTAGAGGTTTGCCTATTGGATGCGgatctatttttaataaatttgtctCTGACTCTTTTACAACAAAAGCTATAGCTTGTCTCCAGGCTTTGGATTTTGTAAGGGAAATGAGTTTTACTCATGTTAAAATGGAGGGTGATTCTAGGACCACGATTGTCAAAATAAACCAAGTACTACCAGATTTTTCAGATATGGGGACTTACATTGAAGAAATAAAGATAAAGGTGAGCTCTTTTCAGCACATCTCTTTTTACCATATTGATAGACGAGTGAATATGGTGTCTCATATGTTAGCAAAAGAAAGGATGTCGATGCGGGAAGACAGGTTTTGGGTGGAGGATTTACCAACGGCAGCAGAGATTCACTTGGCTATAGATCTCTCGAGACTGGTTTCTCATATCTGA